A genomic segment from Gorilla gorilla gorilla isolate KB3781 chromosome 3, NHGRI_mGorGor1-v2.1_pri, whole genome shotgun sequence encodes:
- the C3H4orf33 gene encoding UPF0462 protein C4orf33 homolog: protein MEFKIEHTWDGFPVKHEPVFIRLNPGDRGVMMDISAPFFNDPPAPLGEPGKPFNELWDYEVVEAFFLNDITEQYLEVELCPHGQHLVLLLSGRRNVWKQELPLSFRVSRGETKWEGKAYLPWSYFPPNVTKFNSFAIHGSKDKRSYEALYPVPQHELQQGQKPDFHCLEYFKSFNFNTLLGEEWKQPESDLWLIEKCDI, encoded by the exons ATGGAATTTAAAATTGAACACACTTGGGATGGTTTTCCAGTGAAGCATGAGCCCGTATTTATCAGGCTGAATCCAGGTGACAGAGGAGTGATGATGGACATTAGTGCTCCATTTTTCAATGATCCTCCAGCCCCACTTGGAGAACCAGGAAAACCTTTCAATGAACTGTGGGATTATGAAG TTGTGGAAGCATTTTTCTTGAATGATATAACTGAGCAATATTTAGAAGTTGAACTTTGTCC CCACGGACAGCATTTAGTGCTTTTACTTTCTGGAAGAAGAAATGTGTggaaa CAAGAACTTCCTTTATCATTCAGAGTGTCCAGAGGAGAGACAAAATGGGAAGGCAAAGCTTATCTCCCTTGGAGTTATTTTCCACCAAATGTGACAAAATTCAATTCATTTGCAATTCATGGATCAAAAGATAAACGAAGTTATGAAGCTCTTTACCCTGTACCTCAGCATGAACTGCAACAAGGACAAAAACCTGATTT ccATTGCCTAGAATACTTCAAGTCTTTCAATTTTAACACACTGCTTGGAGAAGAGTGGAAACAACCGGAATCAGACCTGTGGCTAATAGAGAAATGTGATATATAG